TCCTGTCCATCCCAGCGCTGCTCGTCCACCAGCGCAATCGCTGCCAACAGGCTCAGCCGTTCGATCGCAAAAGCGACGTGCGCCAGGTCGGCGATGGAGCGATGGCCGTAGGCAAAGTAGAACGTGTTGAGGAACTGTTCAGCGCGCTGCGTGCTGATCTCTTTCAGCGACTCTTTCATCGAAAGAGCGGAGCGCGAATACTTGGCCATCGCATAGGCCAACACCTCAGGGTCGGCGCCGTGTATGGCGTACACCTCGGTCGTGTTCATGTTCTCCGGAAATGCGGTGGGGTTCTGGCGGACGTCACTCATGGCATCTCCAAGCATAGCCAATCGGCATCTGGAATACGCCGGTCATTTTCCCGGGCGGCAGATGGAGGTCTACATCGGCGTTCGCCCGCCTATAATCGGCACTGACAGCAAAAAGGAGTACCCGCAGCAAAGATGCCGACACTTCAAGGCCGTATCGCACTCGTCACTGGAGCATCGCAGGGCATTGGACGCGCCTGCGCACTGGAACTTGCCCGTCACGGAGCCACCGTCGCACTGGCCGCACGCCAGATCGACAAGCTTGAGGCCGTCGCAGCCGAGATTCGCGAGGCCGGCGGTACCGCCGAGGCCTTCGCTCTCGATATCTCCTCTGAGGAGTCCATCAAGGCCGCGGCCAAGGAGATCATCGCCAAACTCGGCAAGGTAGAGATTCTGGTCAACAATGCCGGCATTACCCGCGACACGCTGGTCCTGCGTATGAAGCGCGACGACTGGGACTCCGTGCTCTCTACCAACCTGACCGGCAGCTTTCTTCTGACCCAGGCGCTGATCTCGCCGATGATGAAGAACCGCTGGGGCCGGATCATCAACATCACCTCAGTTGTCGGCGAGATCGGACAGGCCGGACAGGTCAACTACGCCGCCTCAAAGGCCGGCCTGGTCGGCATGACCAAGGCGCTGGCGCGCGAGTTTGCCAGCCGCAGCATCACCGTCAACGCGGTTGCGCCCGGCTTTGTCGAGACGGCCATGACCCACGTCCTGTCCGACGAGCAAAAAGCATTCTTCGGCACACAGATTCCGCTGGGCCGTCCCGGTACCGACAAAGAAGTTGGCTATGCAGTCGCCTTCCTCGCCAGTGAAGAGGCCGGCTACATTACCGGACACACACTTGATGTAAATGGCGGCATGTACATGGGCTAAAAGGCCCATGTACATCTCCATAGATTTGAGTTGCGGGCAAGTGATATACCCTTGAGCGTTATAACCGACGAGGAGTAGATGCCCTGAAGCGATCCCGTCTCATCGCCGGAGCCGTACTTCTCTCCTGCACCGCCGCCGTGCTTCCGCTGATGGCGATGTATCTGCTTGGCCGCTCTCGCTCCATCGAGACGGAACAGCGCCACCTGACCGACTACGGCAACTGGACCGTCATGCGGGCCAACATCACGCTTAACGACGCGATTGCAGCGTTGAAGGACGTGGAGGCCCAGCATTGGCATGACTGCTCCCAGGCGCACATTGAAGCCATGCGGTTGTACACCATGAATCACCGCGCCATTAATGAGGTGGGCTTCTTCAAAGATGGATATCTTGTCTGCACCTCGTGGGGCGTAGTCGAGCATCCTCCTGCGCGGCGTCCGGCGGACTACCAGATCGAAGGCATCGGCGTTCACACACGCGTGATCCCCCTTGTCACCCGAGGCCAGCCCATGATCGGCTTCGAGTATGGCTCGCACAACGTGCTGGTCGATCCCATCCGCATGGTCGACGTTCTGGTCGACAATGAAATGACCCTCGCCCTGGCGAACAGCAAAGGCGAGGTTCTGGCCACGCTCAACAATCCTGACCCGGCGGTTGTTCGCCAGGCAATCGATCATCCAGGTCCCGGCGCGGCCGGTAACTTCCTCTACTCCAGCTACCGGACACCGCTCTGGATAGCTGTAGCCATCGAACACCGCACCTATACGCACGCGAACTTTCGCCGTCAACAGGCGATGCTGTTGCCTCTTGGCTTCCTGATGGCGAGCCTCATGGTCGGCCTGATCGCCTGGGCATTGCGCCGCCGGCTCTCGCCTCTCTCCGAGCTGGAGATCGCCGTCAAGAGCAAAGAGTTCATTCCCTGGTATCAGCCCATCGTCGAGCTGGCGACCGGCCGCTGCATTGGTGCGGAGGCCCTTGCACGCTGGCACCGCCCCGATGGGACAATCGTCGGCGCGAACATCTTTATCCCAGTGGCGGAACAGAGCGAGCTCATCTGCCTGATTACCGATCAGATTGTGGAGAAGACCATCGCCGATATGTATCCCTTCCTCTCCAGCGAAACCGGCCTGCATATTGCCATCAATCTATGCGCCGAGGATGTAGAGACCGGCCGCCCCCTCCCCCTTCTGGCTGAACTGCTGCGCGAAAGACGCATTCCTCCAGACCGCATCTGGCTGGAGGTGACCGAGCGTGGATTCATCAACGCCACTGCTGCCCGGGATACGCTGATGCGCGCGCAGGCACAGGGACACGTCATCGCTGTGGACGACTTCGGAACCGGCTACTCGAACCTGGGCCTTCTCCACTCGCTCCCGCTGAATGTTCTCAAGATCGATAAGTCATTCGTCGATGCCATCGGCACGGAGTCGGCCACCAGCACCGTCATCGCCCACATCATCGATATGGCGAACGAGCTGCAGCTCGAGATCATTGCTGAAGGGATTGAGACAGCCGCGCAGGCGGAGTATCTGCGCAGCCGCGGCGTTCGTTACGGCCAGGGATGGTTCTTTGCCAAGGCTATGCCGCGCGAAGAGTTCCTGGCCTACTATCGTCTGCACAAAGACAAGGAAGTGAAGTCGGAACCAGCGCTTACCTGACATCTTTGTCATTTCGCAGCGTAGCGGAGAAATCTGCTTTTTTGCCCACCCTTTGCCGGTTTACCCGCGAAAGGTGGATATCGCGCTACGCGCGAGTGTCTTTACAGGTTCGAAAAGATATTCGTAGAGAAGCAGATTTCTCCGCTCCGCTCCGAAATGACAAACAAACAACCCTACATGCTGATACACCCTACGCCTGGTCGCTCATGGTAACGACGACCTTACCGGGGCGATTGCCTCGAATCTCCCGGCTGGTAAAGGCGGCAGGCGCACGCTCCAGACCGATCTCTGCAGCCACATAGGGCGCGAGATATCCGGCATCGAGCAGCATGGCGATGTCGGAGAGCTGTGTCCGGTCTCCGTTCACGATGAAGAATGCGGCCTGCTCCCGCGGATCCTGGCTATTTTCGTCAACGATAGTCACCATGCGCCCGCCTTTCCGAAGCAGCGGCCACGCCTGTTCCAACAGATCTCCGCCGACCGTATCGAAGATCAGATCCATGCCGGTAACGACGTCCGCCAGCTTGTCCTTCGATGGATCAATCACGCGTTCGGCGCCCAGCTTCTTCACAAAGTCGTGCTTCCCTTCTGATGCCGTCGTGAGAATCTCCGCTCCGTGCATCCGTGCAAGCTGGATGACATACGCTCCAACGGCTCCGGCGCCGCCTAACACCAATACTTTCTCGCCTGCCCTGAGGTCGCCACGGTCGAAGAGCCCCTGCCATGCGGTAAGGGCTGAGATCGGTACGCTTGCTGCTGCTGCAAAGGAAAGGTTCTTTGGCAAAGTGACAACCATCTCCGGCTGGGTGACACAGAACTCCGCCAGTGCGCCGTTGGCATACCAGTCATTCATGCCAAAAACAGCCTGCCCGGGCACCATGCCCGCTACTCCGCCGCCGACCGCGGCGACGGTACCGGAAAACTCATGCCCGGGAATCGGTCTAACGCGCGGGCTGCCGTCTTTCGCATGGGTTGTGGGGGACCAGAGGAGCTCGCTCGGCGTAACTGCAGCGGCGTGGACGCGGATAAGAATCTCACCTTCGCCGCAGGTTGGAGTATCTACCTCGGCCAGGGCGAACTCGAAGGTCTCAATGGCATCAGTGGCTGCGGTGATGCACACGCATTTCATACATACCCCCCCCCAAGGCACAGACTAGTGTGTGTACAGAGGAACTCCCAGACCAGAGCAGCGTGCTCCAGGCCACCCCTTTCGAGTGGGCCCGGAACTGGTTATTGTGTTCCGATCGGGCTACGAGCCGCCACGCTCCCGGTCACCTTCGGGTCCGTCGTACTCGCTGTCGTAGTCACGTTCGTGGCCGCCGCGCCGCTTGCCATCCCACTCGCGCCGGGCCTCTTCTTCCGCTCGCTCTTCTCTGCCGTCTGCCATACTTCGATGCTCCTGCTTGTTACGATCTGCCGGTCCCTTAGAACATTTTCCCTGTTGCTGGGTATCCCGGAAAGAGCGTGCGGTGGCGTTTTCATTGCGGAAAACGCCCACAGATGAGGAAGCCCTGCATCACACCCACAGGGAAATGCTCTACAGCTTGACGCCTGCTGACTCGTAGATCTTCTCAATATAAGT
This genomic window from Terriglobus albidus contains:
- the fabG gene encoding 3-oxoacyl-[acyl-carrier-protein] reductase; the protein is MPTLQGRIALVTGASQGIGRACALELARHGATVALAARQIDKLEAVAAEIREAGGTAEAFALDISSEESIKAAAKEIIAKLGKVEILVNNAGITRDTLVLRMKRDDWDSVLSTNLTGSFLLTQALISPMMKNRWGRIINITSVVGEIGQAGQVNYAASKAGLVGMTKALAREFASRSITVNAVAPGFVETAMTHVLSDEQKAFFGTQIPLGRPGTDKEVGYAVAFLASEEAGYITGHTLDVNGGMYMG
- a CDS encoding EAL domain-containing protein — translated: MLPLMAMYLLGRSRSIETEQRHLTDYGNWTVMRANITLNDAIAALKDVEAQHWHDCSQAHIEAMRLYTMNHRAINEVGFFKDGYLVCTSWGVVEHPPARRPADYQIEGIGVHTRVIPLVTRGQPMIGFEYGSHNVLVDPIRMVDVLVDNEMTLALANSKGEVLATLNNPDPAVVRQAIDHPGPGAAGNFLYSSYRTPLWIAVAIEHRTYTHANFRRQQAMLLPLGFLMASLMVGLIAWALRRRLSPLSELEIAVKSKEFIPWYQPIVELATGRCIGAEALARWHRPDGTIVGANIFIPVAEQSELICLITDQIVEKTIADMYPFLSSETGLHIAINLCAEDVETGRPLPLLAELLRERRIPPDRIWLEVTERGFINATAARDTLMRAQAQGHVIAVDDFGTGYSNLGLLHSLPLNVLKIDKSFVDAIGTESATSTVIAHIIDMANELQLEIIAEGIETAAQAEYLRSRGVRYGQGWFFAKAMPREEFLAYYRLHKDKEVKSEPALT
- a CDS encoding NADP-dependent oxidoreductase, which gives rise to MKCVCITAATDAIETFEFALAEVDTPTCGEGEILIRVHAAAVTPSELLWSPTTHAKDGSPRVRPIPGHEFSGTVAAVGGGVAGMVPGQAVFGMNDWYANGALAEFCVTQPEMVVTLPKNLSFAAAASVPISALTAWQGLFDRGDLRAGEKVLVLGGAGAVGAYVIQLARMHGAEILTTASEGKHDFVKKLGAERVIDPSKDKLADVVTGMDLIFDTVGGDLLEQAWPLLRKGGRMVTIVDENSQDPREQAAFFIVNGDRTQLSDIAMLLDAGYLAPYVAAEIGLERAPAAFTSREIRGNRPGKVVVTMSDQA